CACATACCGCCGGGGTGGGATGCAGCGCGGCCAACAGCGTGGCGACCGAGGTTGTCGGATCGCGCAGCGTCGCTTCGATGCGCGTGCCCAGGTGCCACAGCGTGGTGGTGGCATGCAGGGTGGGCTGCGGCGCCGCATCGATCGCGTCGCAATACGGCCGCAGTGCCTCCACGATGGCCTCGACGACGTAGCGGTGCTCATCGTGGTCCTTGGCCGACGCCAGCAGCTCACGCGCGGCCCGGGCGTCTTGTTCCGGGTCGGCATGGCGTGCCGCCGAACCGGCCAGCGGATGCGAGAGCACCTGGCGGCCACGGCGCGACACCAGCCGTTCCGGGCTGGCCCCCACCAGCCACGCCGGGGGCTGGTGGGCGGCGACCGGCAGCGGTGCCAGGTAGGTCACCGCGTCCGGGTCGCGGCCGAGCCGCGCGACCAGCGCGTGCGGATCGATGGGGGTGTGCGACTGCACGCGCAGCGTGCGTGCCAACACCACTTTCTGCAGCGGTGCGCCTGGCTGGCGCAGCCGGGACACTGCCGTCGCCACGCTCGCGGCGTACTGCGCGGCAGCGGGTTCGGCATGGATCTCGCCACGAAAGCGCGGCGACACGGACGCGGGCTCACGGCTGCCCTGCCCCAGCGACTGCGGCTGGAACAGCGCGTCGGGCGCCTGCGGATCGAAGGGCACCAGCCCGACCAGCAGCGCCGGACCGCGTTGCCGGGCTGCGAAGAACGCGCGCACGCGCGCCTCCAGCGTTCCGGTACCGCCAGAGGCAAGCGTTTCGAGGCAGCCGCGCGCTTCGAGCGTGCGCCCGGCCACGCGCAGCTGGAAGCGCGTCGCCGTGTCGACCGCCACGTCTTCAGCGGTGCCATCGACGGTGTCGCATGTGCGCACGGCATCGTTCATCGCGCGCACCTGCCGTGCAGCATCGCCGCGAGCGCCAGCGCAGACAGCACCGCGCCGACCAGCAGGTACGGCACGCTGGGCGCAATGCGGTACAGCAGCGTGCCGACCATCGGGCCGATCACCATGCCCAGCCCCTGCACGCCCGCCACCGCGCCGGCGGCGGCGCCCTGCTCGTGCGCCTCCACCGAATCGGCGGCCAGCGCCTGGAACGAGGGAAACACAAAGCCCATACCGAACGCCGCGACCGCATAGGTCGCCAGCAGCTGCCAGGGCAGCGTGACCAGCGCCACCGAATCGAATCCCAGCGCCGCGATCAGCGCCCCCAGCGCGATCCAGTGACGGGGTGGCATGCGCTTGAAGGTCATCACCAGCATCTGCGCCAGGATCAGGCCGACACCCACCGCCGTCAGCGCCAGCCCGGCCATGCGCGCACCGGCCGCGGGGGCCAGCTGCAGGCGGTCGATGGCAAAGAAGCCGACCGTGACCTGCGCGATGGTCACCGAAATCATCGCGGCAAACACGGCCATCATCGGCAGGCGCAGGCGTGGATCGAACCGGCCCAGCGGCGCCTGCGGCCCCTTGCCCGCTGCTGCAGCCGGAGCCGCCTTCGGTAGGCGCCATGCAATCACCAGCAGCGCCAGCACCGGCAGCAATGCGGCCACGTACAACGTCAGCGCGAGATTGTGGAAGGCGACCCAACCGGCCGCTGCGGGCCCGATCACCATGCCCAGCGCATTCGCGCTGCCGAGCTTGGCCATCGCACCGGCGCGTTGGCCCGGCGCGGCTTCATCGGCCACCAGCGCGGCGGCGGTCGGCGGAACGGCCGCATAGAACAAGCCGACCAGCGCACGCGTACCCACCAGTACCAGTACCGACACCCACACCGCCGGCGCCGAGCGCAACGCGGTGTCAACGAACACGGCCATCAGCACATAGATCACCGCATACGCGGCGAGCGCGGTCAGCAATACGCGGCGGCGTCCGATCCGGTCGCTCAGTGCGCCCCAGCGGCGTGCGGAGAGCATCCACAGCACGCCAGCCGCCGTCACCGACAACCCGGCATGCCACTCCGAGAGTCCCAACAGGCGGACCACCGGGCCGATCACGGCCACGAACGCCATCATCGCCATGGTCCCGACCCAGGCCGCGAAGACCAGGGCCGGTAGGCTGGAAACGACAGGGGTTGAACGCATGCACCACCAGAAGCAGACAGGAATGGACACGCACCGCGCAGGGCGGGCGTTCGATTGAGTCGGCTTCGTCGGTGCGGGCACCGGCGTGGCTATCAACGTAAATGATAACAGCTCGCATTTGGATTGTGGCGATCAATCACCCCCGGTTTGCACCCGGCTGTCTAAGCTGCAGACAGTTCCACTGGATGTGCCCCATGGCATCACCTCCCCTGCCCGCGCTGCTGGACGACGCACAGGGCATCGCACTGCAGGTCATCAGCCTGGCCGGCGAGCTGTGGAGCGGTGACGTGCGCGAAGTGAGCGTGCCGGGCAGCACTGGACGCTTCGGGGTGATGGCGCAGCATGCCCCGCTGCTGGGCACGCTGCGCGAAGGCATGGTGTCGGTGTACCCGCTGAAGGCGGAGCCGCCGCTGCACGTGTACGTCTCCGGCGGCTACGTGGAAGTGCAGCCCGGCCGGGTGATCGTGATGGCCGACCTCGCGCTGCGCAGCGACGACATCGACCAGGCCCGCGCCCGCGTCGCGCAGGAGGCCGCACGCTCGCCGATGGCGCAGGCGTTCACCGACGAAGACTACGTGCGGCTGCATGCCGAACTGATGCACCAGCGCGCCCTGCAGCTGCGCGGATTGCCCTGGAAGTAGCCGCCGGAACTGCGGCAATCGGTCATCTCTGTCCGCTCGTCAACACTACATATGATGTTGACGATGAGACAGACCCACACTATGTTGTGTTCATCGGCTCCCCGCTTCCGCCAGGCCCGGTTTCTGTCTCACGACACTCCGAACGGCACAGGGAAGAAGGATTGACGATGCACGATGACCACACCGCAGCCACCACGCTGCTGTCGGACGCGCCGGTTGCAGAGGCCGGCCACGCCCCGCTCTGGATCACCAAGGAAGCCGGCAACCGGCGCATGCCGTTCGACCCGGCGCGACTGGAGCGTGCGCTGCGCAGCGTGCACGCGCACTTCCCCACGCTGGACCTGGCCGACTACCTGCGCGCGGTGCTGGCCCTGATCCAGCGGCGCCCCCAGCTCAGTGCCGACGACCTGGTCGACCTGCTGATCCGCGAGGCCGAGTCGCGCATCGACCTGGTCGCCCCGGACTGGGAACACTTCGCCGCGCGCCTCTACCTGCGCCGCCTGTACAAGCGCGCCAGCCGCAACCGCTTCTACGACGCC
This portion of the Stenotrophomonas aracearum genome encodes:
- the atpC gene encoding ATP synthase F1 subunit epsilon; its protein translation is MASPPLPALLDDAQGIALQVISLAGELWSGDVREVSVPGSTGRFGVMAQHAPLLGTLREGMVSVYPLKAEPPLHVYVSGGYVEVQPGRVIVMADLALRSDDIDQARARVAQEAARSPMAQAFTDEDYVRLHAELMHQRALQLRGLPWK
- a CDS encoding isochorismate synthase, with product MNDAVRTCDTVDGTAEDVAVDTATRFQLRVAGRTLEARGCLETLASGGTGTLEARVRAFFAARQRGPALLVGLVPFDPQAPDALFQPQSLGQGSREPASVSPRFRGEIHAEPAAAQYAASVATAVSRLRQPGAPLQKVVLARTLRVQSHTPIDPHALVARLGRDPDAVTYLAPLPVAAHQPPAWLVGASPERLVSRRGRQVLSHPLAGSAARHADPEQDARAARELLASAKDHDEHRYVVEAIVEALRPYCDAIDAAPQPTLHATTTLWHLGTRIEATLRDPTTSVATLLAALHPTPAVCGTPPTLARDAIHELEPVPRGFYAGAVGWIDANGDGDWYVAIRCARVQGTQACIHAGAGIVAGSEPAAEVAETATKFGALLAALGADGALSTDSWSC
- a CDS encoding MFS transporter, whose translation is MRSTPVVSSLPALVFAAWVGTMAMMAFVAVIGPVVRLLGLSEWHAGLSVTAAGVLWMLSARRWGALSDRIGRRRVLLTALAAYAVIYVLMAVFVDTALRSAPAVWVSVLVLVGTRALVGLFYAAVPPTAAALVADEAAPGQRAGAMAKLGSANALGMVIGPAAAGWVAFHNLALTLYVAALLPVLALLVIAWRLPKAAPAAAAGKGPQAPLGRFDPRLRLPMMAVFAAMISVTIAQVTVGFFAIDRLQLAPAAGARMAGLALTAVGVGLILAQMLVMTFKRMPPRHWIALGALIAALGFDSVALVTLPWQLLATYAVAAFGMGFVFPSFQALAADSVEAHEQGAAAGAVAGVQGLGMVIGPMVGTLLYRIAPSVPYLLVGAVLSALALAAMLHGRCAR